TTACAAAAAGGTTCATGTCAACCTCTATAAATATTATCTTGAGTTTGAAGACTTAAGGATTACAAATCCTGATTTGGAACTGAATTTTCCCAAGGGTAGATTGACCTTTTCACCTCAAAAACTGATTCGCCTAAACTATTATCCATCAGGGCTTTATCTTAAAAATCCCTATTTAAGAATAAGGGAGACCAAGGAGGAAAAACCTCTTGAAACAGAGACTCTCTATCAGTTTTTAGAAAAAGTCTCTCCCTTTTCAGGTAATATTGTGAATGGGACTTTAGAGTGGGTTCAAGAAAACAATAGAAAACTCAAGTTTTCTTCTATAAATCTTATTTTTAGAGATAAAAGCCCCCAGTTACTTTTTACAGGAAATCTTACTACTTCCTTTGCGCAAACCTTAGATTTAAAGGGTAGATTTGACTATCAAAAAAGATTCTTGGAAAGTTCTCTCCGAATTAAAAAACTTGATTTAAGCAAGATTTCTCTTTTAGAAAGCTCCATGTTAACAAAGACTGAATTTGATATCTCCTTAGAGATCTCTCTTGAAAAGGGTATTTGGAATCTAAGTTTTACAGGTTCTGCTCCATGCATAGCCTTTAAAAATCAAGAAAAGCCCCTTGTATGTGGAATTTTTCAGGGTTTTTTGATAGGAAATGCGGAGACCTATGCCTTAGAGTTAAATCCTATCCAGATGAAGTATCCTGAGATAAATGGGGAAATTGCCTTTGGCAAAAAAGAAAAGGCCTATTATTTCAAAAGCTCTATTAAGACTCTAAGCCTTACAGATCTGAAAGAGATTATCTCTCCTCACCTTACAGTCTCTGAAAAAGAAGAGCTCTTTGGGATTTTAAGGGGTGGAAAGTTTAAAGATCTCAAATTTTTAGCTCAGGCCAGGGATTTAAAAGGTCTTTTTGCCTTAGAAAATATTCAATTATCAGGAGAGGTTGAAAAGGGAACAGTAACCATTCCTGAACCCTCTTTGTCTTTCTCAGATATTAATGGAAAAATCAGGTTTGAAGATAAAAAATTGGGTTTTCAGGGTGAAGCGGTAGTTGAGGATGAGATCCCATCTAAGATTGAAGATTTCAAACTGGATTTGCTGAGTAAAAATCCCGGTCTTGAAATTAAAGGTTTTTTTGAAGGTAGGGCTAAAAGGATCCTTGAAATAGGAAGGAGCCTTACAAAAGATCCTACCCTTCTTTCAGATGTAACCGAGCTTAAAGGAGATTTGAAAGGAGCTCTGGAACTAAAAGGTCCTTTTAATAATTTATCTCTTCAGCTCAGAATTTGGCCAAATGATCTTGAATTTAAGACCATACATTTAAAGGATTGGATCGCCTTGCAAGAAGGGGAAATTGCTTATAGAAATAATTTAATTCAGTTGAAAAATCTTAGCTTTTTTTATAAAGAAAACCTTTTTAGGGGTGTAGATGGCAATATTTTTCTTGATAGTGAAATCCTTCAGCTTAAGGCCTCATCAGCCCTTTTAAAAGAATCTCTGGTTCAGGAGCTTTTGAAAGACTCCCCAGATTTAAAAAAAGAGTTTGAAAAATATAAGCTTTCCTTTAGTGAAGTTAAATTAAAAGAGATAACCTATGAGGGAAATTTAAGGGATTTTGAGAAAAAAGAGGGTGCTCAAATTTTAAAAGGAATCAAGTTTAGTGGAACTATCTTTGATTTAAGGGGTGCTTCCCCCTGGGAGACTTTTCATGCACCTATTTATATCCCGATGGCAACTTTTAGCTGGAAGTTCCCCTTTGTAGATCTACAGGAAGCAAGCATTTTTTCTGAAAATTCAACCCTTTCAGTAAGAGGACTTTTCAATTCTGAAACAAAGGAAATCTCCTTAACGGGATCAGGAGAATTATCTCCAGAGTTTCTTGGAAGAATGGAAGAATTTTTAAAACTTAAAAATTCTATTTATTCTCTTAAAAAAGAACCTATCCAAATTGAAGACTTTTCTCTAAATTTCAAATCTGATGAGGTGAGTTACAAAGGAAGACAAAGATTTAAAAATTTAAATATAGAAGTTGAGGGTAATTATGCTCAGGGTTTTGAGATTAAGGCTAAAATTTATTCAGCCAAAAATGATTTTCTCCTCGGACTCAGAGATACAGGTGGAAATCTAACTATAGAGTTTAAGGGGAAAGGGGATATAGAGGAGCTTTTTTCTGTCTTTGAAAGACCCTCTGCCAGGGAAGGAGAGATTGCAGGTGAAGTTACTTTAAAGGTCAATTTATTAGGATTAAAAACTTTAGAGGGGCTCAATAATGAAAAGACCTTACCTGAGTTTTTAAAGGCCTATCTCAAAGAGCTTCCTGTAGAGGGAGTAGGTAGACTCTCTTTAAGGAGGTTAAAGCTTACTGATACTCTGGATTTTATTTTTTCAGGGGATCTGGATTTAGAAAGGCATAAAGTAATGGCTAAAAATCTTTCTTTGCAGATAAATAAGGCTGAAGTAAAAGGAGATTTGGAAATTGAACCAACTCCTAACTGGTTTGAAGTAAAGGGAAATCTTTTGGCAAAAGAGGTGAATTTAAAGGATTATATGCAAAAAGTTTCTGAGAGGGTTTCAGAAAGAATTCCCCGGGAAGAAACAACCATTGAAGAGAGAATAAGTCAACTTCCTGCAAAAGGGAGTATTAATTTTGAGATCGAAAACTTGGTTTTACCTACCTCTCATAAGGTTAATAGTCTCAAGGTTATAATTTCAAAAAAGGAGGAAAAGGTTTTTCGCCTTGAGATCCCGCAGATTAATCTTTGTAATCTGAATTTTTATGCTGAATATGAAAGTAATCCAGAATTTAAATATTTTTTTGTGGACTTACATCCAGCCAAAGGAGATCTTCTGGATCTTTTTTCTTGTTTGTATCCTGAAGAGATGCCCAAAATTATCTTTGAGGGCCCCTTTGAAATGCAAGGCTTTTTTTATACTGAAGGGGTAAAAAAATTCTTTGAAAACACCTATGGGAAACTTGAAATGAGGTCTAAAAGGGGCTATATATATAGAGCTCCCCTTTTAGCAAGAGTCCTTGGATTTTTAAGCCCTATTGATCTTTTTAGGGGTAAAATACCCAATCTTGAGAAAAATCTCTTACCCTATGAGGAGATTGACTTCACAGGAGACTTTAAAAATTCTTCCCTCCGGGTGGATACTTTTTTCCTTTCTGCCCCTGGTTTTAGGCTTTTTGGGAACGGTCCTGTTTCTCTTTCTGACAAAAAATTGAGTCTTACCTTTCTTGTTTCTCCTTTTAAAACAGTAGATGTAATCTTAGAACATATCCCCTTTGTTAGCCAGTGGGCCCTGGGAAAGGAAAGAATGCTTATTTATTTGCCCCTTGAGGTGGTAGGAACCTATGATAATCCTATCATTGTGCCCCTTCATCCAGCAAGTATTGGAAAGGGTCTTTTCAGATTTATTTTTAAATTCTTTGGAATTCAAGAGGAATTCTTTAAAAAACCCGAGAGCTTTGAGGGTTTCAAAAAACCGGAGTTATTAAAGGATAAAGGTGGAGATTCTCTACGAAGATAAATATCTCATCGCAGTTAATAAACCAGCTGGCCTTGTAGTTCAAGGTGCAAAGAAAAAAGAAGAGTCCCTCTTGGAGAAATTGAAGGATTTTATTAAAAAAAGGGATCAAAAACCCGGTCAGGTCTTTCTTGCAGTTGTTCATCGTTTGGATAAGCCAGTTTCAGGGGTTGTGTTAATAGCTAAGCGAAGCAAAACAGCATCAAAGGTTTTTCAGCTCTTTAAGAGCGGAAAGGTAGAGAAAATTTATTTAGCCAAGATTGAAAATCTTTTTAAAGAAGGCTTTGGTTATTGGGAAGACTATCTTTTATACGATGAGAAAAAGAAAAGGGCATTAGTTTTAGATAGGGATACTCTGGGAGCTAAGAGGGCTCTAACCTTTTATCAATTAGTTAAGGCAGGAGAGGCCTATTCCCTTTTATTGCTTTTTCCAGTAACGGGAAGAAAACACCAGTTAAGGGTTTCTCTTGCCCAAAGGGGGTATCCTATTGTGGGAGATAAAACATATGGGTCGAAGAGAAAATTTAATAGGGGAACCATTTTTCTGCATGCCTTACAATTAGCCCTCCCTCATCCCCATACTCAAGATTTTCTTGAGATTTATGCTCCTTTACCATCCTATTTCGGGAAAATAGACCTTGACAAAAGGACAATTTTGGAGTTTCTTAATAGAGTTAAAGAGGAAAAGGAGAGGTTAAAGAATGTGTCAGGCTAAAATTTGGGTTAGGGTTGGATCACAGGAGAAAGAGATTGCAAAAGATATTACCCAATTGGAGATTAACGGTGATGAACTTATTTTAAAGACCTTTTTTGAGGCTCCTAAAAGGATCAAAGGTAAGATCAAGGAGATTGACTTTTTAAAGGGAAAGGTCTTAATTGAGTCCGATGTCTTTCCAGAATAATTCCGAGGAAGAGTTAGTTCTCTGTGTAAGGTGTGCCTGGCGAGAATTTTGTGTTAAAAAATTTACTATAGATAATACAAGACCAATTAAATGTCCAGAATTTTCCTTAGACATTAATCTTGCTAAGAAGGAGAAAGAGAGTGATCAAAAGGAAGATAAGAGAAAGATTAAAGGAGACGCTTAAAGAATTAAATCTTATTGAAAAAGATATTCCCTTTGAGGTTGAAAGACCAAAAAGAGAGGATTTGGGGGATTTTTCAACTAATCTTGCTCTGGTCTTGCAGGGTGTGCTTAAAGCTAAGCCAAGGGAGATTGCTGAAAGAATAATTGAAAAATTGAGGCTTGAAGGGGATCTTTTTGAAAAAATTGAGATAGCAGGGCCTGGATTTATAAATTTTTGGATAAATCCCGAGTTTTTGAGAAAAAATCTACTCCAGATCCTTAAGGAAAAGGATAACTATGGTGCGCTAAATATTGGTAAGGGTCAAAGGATTCATATTGAATTTGTCTCAGCCAACCCCACAGGACCATTGCATATTGGACATGGGAGAGGGGCTGCCTATGGGGATGCTCTCGCCAGAATTCTCAAATTTGCAGGATTTAATGTGCATACGGAGTATTATATCAATGATCGTGGGACTCAGATGAACATCCTGGGAGCTTCTGTCTACCTCAGGGCAAAGGAATTAACAGGAGAAAAGGTCCCCTTTCCTGAGGACTACTATCAGGGCGATTATATTTATGATATAGCTAAGGAGGCCTTAAAATTATATCCTGATTTAATGCAAAAAGCAGAATCTGAAGCTATTGAGCTTTGTCGGGAACTTGCAATAAAAAGCATCCTTGAGGATATTAGATTAGACCTGAAAAATTTTAGAGTTGAATATGACCATTGGTATTCCGAAAGGGATTTGTATAAGAAGTCCTTGGTTGAGGAGGTCTTGAGTCTTCTTATAGATAAAGGCTATCTCTATGAGGCAGAAGGGGCCCTCTGGTTTAAATCAACCCTTTTTGGAGATGAAAAGGATAGAGTCGTCCGCAAATCTTCAGGGGAATGGACTTACTTTGCCAGTGATATTAGCTATCACTATGAGAAGTTTATAAAAAGGGGCTTTGATCTTGCCATAGATCTCTGGGGTGCAGATCACCATGGCTATGTGCAAAGACTAAAAGGTGTGCTTAAGGCGTTGGGAATAGATCCTGAGAGACTGAAGGTCTTATTAATTCAGATGGTCAATCTTCTTGAGGGTGGAGAACTTAAAAGTATGTCCACCCGTAAAGCAGAATATATAGAGCTAAAGGAATTGGTAAGAGAAGTAGGGGTAGATGCAGTTAGATTTATCTTTCTTTCCAGAAGTCAAGATTCACCTCTTGACTTTGATGTGGAACTTGCTAAAAAACAATCTCAGGAGAACCCTGTTTATTATGTGCAATATGCCCATGCCCGTATCTGTTCCATTAAGGAAAAGGCAAAATCTGAAGGATTTCCTCTGGATGAACTTTATGAGGCAAAACTATTTTTGCTTTCTGAAAAGGAATCCTTAGATCTTATGAAAAAATTGGCAGAGTTTTCCGATGTGGTTGAGATTTCAGCCTTGCAATTTGCTCCTTATAAGATAGTTTATTATCTTCTTGAGCTGGCAGGACTTTTTCATGAGTATTACAATAAATATCGGGTAGTGGGAGAGGAAAAAGAGATAAGCCTTGCCCGTTTGGCCTTAACTGAAGGCTGTAGAATTATTATTCAAAGAGGACTTACTCTCTTAGGTGTAAATAGTCCTGAAAAAATGTGAAGGAGGTCAAGGATGGAAGAAAAAAAGGTAAAATTTGAGTTAAGTAAGATCTCTTTGATCTTTGTTATTCTCTTTGGTCTATGTCTTTTAATCTGGACTTTTATTCTTGGAGTCTGGGTTGGGACAAAGATTGGTGGAAAACAATCTACTGAAGAGATAGCTCTTGAACAAAAGGTGTCTCCCCATCCCTCACCAGTGGTTAATGCTACTAATATGACTCAGGAGGCACAGAAGGAGACTAAAAAGACAGAAAACGAAACCCAGATGAATCAAACTGTTAATCAGACTATTGCTCAGGTGAAGGAGGAGAAAAAAGAGATAGCACCTCAGCCTGCAGAAAAGAAACCTGAAGTAAAGAAGGAGGTGACTCCTTCTAGAAAGGAGGTTCATAAAGAGGTCTCCCAAAAGCCTGAAAAACAATCTGCTCCAACTGAGTCTCCTAAGTATGCTAAAAAGGAGGTTGCCCATTTAGCTGAAAAAATTAAGGAACAGAGCTCTGGAAAGTTTTCAATTCAGGTAGGAGCCTTTTCTCAAAGGGAAAAGGCCTTAAGTGTAGTTGAAAAGGCAAAAAAACTTGGATATAGTGCAGAAATAAAAGAGACTACCTCTGAAGGTA
This window of the Caldimicrobium thiodismutans genome carries:
- a CDS encoding RluA family pseudouridine synthase; protein product: MEILYEDKYLIAVNKPAGLVVQGAKKKEESLLEKLKDFIKKRDQKPGQVFLAVVHRLDKPVSGVVLIAKRSKTASKVFQLFKSGKVEKIYLAKIENLFKEGFGYWEDYLLYDEKKKRALVLDRDTLGAKRALTFYQLVKAGEAYSLLLLFPVTGRKHQLRVSLAQRGYPIVGDKTYGSKRKFNRGTIFLHALQLALPHPHTQDFLEIYAPLPSYFGKIDLDKRTILEFLNRVKEEKERLKNVSG
- the argS gene encoding arginine--tRNA ligase, with translation MIKRKIRERLKETLKELNLIEKDIPFEVERPKREDLGDFSTNLALVLQGVLKAKPREIAERIIEKLRLEGDLFEKIEIAGPGFINFWINPEFLRKNLLQILKEKDNYGALNIGKGQRIHIEFVSANPTGPLHIGHGRGAAYGDALARILKFAGFNVHTEYYINDRGTQMNILGASVYLRAKELTGEKVPFPEDYYQGDYIYDIAKEALKLYPDLMQKAESEAIELCRELAIKSILEDIRLDLKNFRVEYDHWYSERDLYKKSLVEEVLSLLIDKGYLYEAEGALWFKSTLFGDEKDRVVRKSSGEWTYFASDISYHYEKFIKRGFDLAIDLWGADHHGYVQRLKGVLKALGIDPERLKVLLIQMVNLLEGGELKSMSTRKAEYIELKELVREVGVDAVRFIFLSRSQDSPLDFDVELAKKQSQENPVYYVQYAHARICSIKEKAKSEGFPLDELYEAKLFLLSEKESLDLMKKLAEFSDVVEISALQFAPYKIVYYLLELAGLFHEYYNKYRVVGEEKEISLARLALTEGCRIIIQRGLTLLGVNSPEKM
- a CDS encoding SPOR domain-containing protein, yielding MEEKKVKFELSKISLIFVILFGLCLLIWTFILGVWVGTKIGGKQSTEEIALEQKVSPHPSPVVNATNMTQEAQKETKKTENETQMNQTVNQTIAQVKEEKKEIAPQPAEKKPEVKKEVTPSRKEVHKEVSQKPEKQSAPTESPKYAKKEVAHLAEKIKEQSSGKFSIQVGAFSQREKALSVVEKAKKLGYSAEIKETTSEGKTLYKVLVGRYGDRPTADKALKEIQGKLGIEKPFVVELP
- a CDS encoding AsmA family protein, with protein sequence MKRLFLLFFAAFILIFLVIGIIGFNLDFLLNHKYFKNKLRGFLSERAQLDLDYKKVHVNLYKYYLEFEDLRITNPDLELNFPKGRLTFSPQKLIRLNYYPSGLYLKNPYLRIRETKEEKPLETETLYQFLEKVSPFSGNIVNGTLEWVQENNRKLKFSSINLIFRDKSPQLLFTGNLTTSFAQTLDLKGRFDYQKRFLESSLRIKKLDLSKISLLESSMLTKTEFDISLEISLEKGIWNLSFTGSAPCIAFKNQEKPLVCGIFQGFLIGNAETYALELNPIQMKYPEINGEIAFGKKEKAYYFKSSIKTLSLTDLKEIISPHLTVSEKEELFGILRGGKFKDLKFLAQARDLKGLFALENIQLSGEVEKGTVTIPEPSLSFSDINGKIRFEDKKLGFQGEAVVEDEIPSKIEDFKLDLLSKNPGLEIKGFFEGRAKRILEIGRSLTKDPTLLSDVTELKGDLKGALELKGPFNNLSLQLRIWPNDLEFKTIHLKDWIALQEGEIAYRNNLIQLKNLSFFYKENLFRGVDGNIFLDSEILQLKASSALLKESLVQELLKDSPDLKKEFEKYKLSFSEVKLKEITYEGNLRDFEKKEGAQILKGIKFSGTIFDLRGASPWETFHAPIYIPMATFSWKFPFVDLQEASIFSENSTLSVRGLFNSETKEISLTGSGELSPEFLGRMEEFLKLKNSIYSLKKEPIQIEDFSLNFKSDEVSYKGRQRFKNLNIEVEGNYAQGFEIKAKIYSAKNDFLLGLRDTGGNLTIEFKGKGDIEELFSVFERPSAREGEIAGEVTLKVNLLGLKTLEGLNNEKTLPEFLKAYLKELPVEGVGRLSLRRLKLTDTLDFIFSGDLDLERHKVMAKNLSLQINKAEVKGDLEIEPTPNWFEVKGNLLAKEVNLKDYMQKVSERVSERIPREETTIEERISQLPAKGSINFEIENLVLPTSHKVNSLKVIISKKEEKVFRLEIPQINLCNLNFYAEYESNPEFKYFFVDLHPAKGDLLDLFSCLYPEEMPKIIFEGPFEMQGFFYTEGVKKFFENTYGKLEMRSKRGYIYRAPLLARVLGFLSPIDLFRGKIPNLEKNLLPYEEIDFTGDFKNSSLRVDTFFLSAPGFRLFGNGPVSLSDKKLSLTFLVSPFKTVDVILEHIPFVSQWALGKERMLIYLPLEVVGTYDNPIIVPLHPASIGKGLFRFIFKFFGIQEEFFKKPESFEGFKKPELLKDKGGDSLRR
- a CDS encoding CooT family nickel-binding protein — its product is MCQAKIWVRVGSQEKEIAKDITQLEINGDELILKTFFEAPKRIKGKIKEIDFLKGKVLIESDVFPE